A stretch of bacterium DNA encodes these proteins:
- a CDS encoding polyhydroxyalkanoate synthesis regulator, which produces MFDTIKKGLYLGFGAIAITKEKAEQLVDELVKKGEAAVDEKPELVKKILERAEEQEKKVTDLIDSAVRKAVDKAKVATKDDIAQLKGQINALKEKLK; this is translated from the coding sequence ATGTTCGACACAATCAAAAAAGGGCTTTATCTGGGTTTTGGTGCAATCGCCATAACCAAGGAAAAAGCCGAACAGCTCGTCGACGAACTCGTCAAGAAGGGCGAAGCCGCAGTTGATGAAAAGCCTGAACTGGTGAAGAAGATCCTCGAACGGGCGGAAGAACAGGAAAAGAAGGTAACCGATCTGATCGACAGTGCGGTGCGCAAGGCGGTCGATAAAGCAAAGGTTGCCACCAAGGACGACATCGCACAACTCAAGGGGCAAATTAACGCCCTGAAGGAGAAGTTGAAGTAG